From a region of the Methanolobus tindarius DSM 2278 genome:
- a CDS encoding cysteate synthase: MDKYSVKCLLCGEVHDHYSLNCKNGDQSLLRAYYTAKQLIPTDMPGIWKYYNWLPVDGIIEEGSGRTVTYKSEALASKLGLNDLWIAFNGYWPEKKANLMTCTFKDLESFPTMQRIREQEEKRIMVVASAGNTARAFANVCSITGQPLLLVVPKESVHRLWTLHDDNHSVCLVTVEGDYFDAISLAGKIAARDGFVNEGGAKNVARRDGMGTVMLDAVLTSGKLFDHYFQAVGSGTGGISAWEASLKLLDDGRFGETLPKLHLGQSLPCAPLYSLWKGVDAVDAACPEGMYDDVLFNRKPPYALKGGVKDVIEASGGDIYAVTNEEASAAQELFEKSEGIDLNPAAAVAVATLVQAVESGAVKPNEKIVLNITGGGQKRLMQDYELKQLPVSLEVSAKDEDAEDKVVKKVSEVFGI, translated from the coding sequence ATGGACAAGTATAGTGTAAAATGCCTGCTGTGTGGCGAAGTTCATGACCATTACTCCCTGAATTGTAAAAACGGGGACCAGTCTCTTCTTCGTGCATATTACACAGCAAAACAGTTAATTCCAACTGACATGCCAGGTATCTGGAAATATTACAACTGGCTTCCTGTTGACGGTATTATTGAGGAAGGCTCCGGCAGGACTGTTACTTACAAAAGTGAGGCTTTAGCTTCCAAACTGGGGCTTAATGATTTGTGGATTGCCTTCAATGGCTACTGGCCTGAAAAAAAAGCAAATTTAATGACATGTACTTTCAAGGATCTTGAATCATTCCCGACAATGCAGAGAATCAGGGAACAGGAAGAAAAGAGAATAATGGTTGTGGCATCCGCAGGAAACACTGCAAGGGCATTTGCCAATGTTTGCAGCATAACGGGACAGCCACTTCTTCTTGTGGTTCCAAAGGAAAGTGTCCACAGATTATGGACACTACACGATGATAATCATTCAGTCTGCCTTGTAACAGTTGAAGGCGATTATTTTGATGCGATTTCCCTTGCAGGCAAGATTGCTGCAAGAGATGGATTTGTTAATGAAGGCGGTGCTAAGAACGTAGCCAGACGTGATGGCATGGGTACGGTTATGCTTGATGCAGTACTGACATCCGGCAAACTCTTTGACCATTATTTCCAGGCGGTTGGAAGCGGGACTGGCGGAATCTCCGCATGGGAAGCTTCACTGAAATTGCTTGATGACGGCAGGTTCGGAGAAACTCTTCCAAAGCTCCATTTAGGTCAGAGTCTCCCATGTGCACCTTTGTATTCTCTATGGAAAGGTGTTGATGCGGTAGACGCTGCATGTCCTGAAGGAATGTATGATGATGTTCTCTTTAACAGGAAGCCACCTTATGCACTGAAGGGCGGTGTGAAAGACGTAATTGAAGCAAGCGGTGGCGATATTTACGCTGTAACCAACGAGGAAGCATCCGCTGCTCAGGAACTTTTTGAGAAGTCAGAGGGAATTGATCTCAATCCTGCTGCTGCGGTTGCAGTTGCAACACTTGTACAGGCGGTTGAATCCGGAGCAGTAAAGCCCAATGAGAAGATAGTCCTGAACATTACCGGTGGCGGTCAAAAACGCCTGATGCAGGATTATGAATTGAAACAATTACCTGTTTCACTCGAGGTATCGGCAAAAGATGAAGATGCCGAAGACAAGGTAGTAAAAAAAGTATCAGAAGTATTTGGAATTTGA
- a CDS encoding tetratricopeptide repeat protein produces the protein MSKRARDMAYRHFNKGVSLIEKGQHENALEILKQAAEQAKEADSPQIEVAVLQTYADLLFSQGKKEEALERYIKAADIVENDPDFLLPEQRANMFSNMALALENTGRRIEAGDRYSIAAQNYRDLVQKDPSNNSHIANMVSTLNNMGALFAETGKYDRAFDAFDEALKLQEGMDSETQDENSILQKKKTIRENLLNIPLENASEMEKEKYEKLLQLYMEEAENEGEKSLKVAVILQNSAHVLENEGEKDAAFSKLEEALEIASKFIDNEEKAESGRKTSIGILRDMNRLLESEEENQKLMEKYGLILEESRKILASEPENTSYQLNVAFSLDIIGNLLKESGNIADAIRNIEESVDIVVNVLQNEIDDDSTIHAAVAIIEDMLSLAELEEENESKLNLYRQLGDKIGKSGQDNLELGLISADICRETGLILAEEKKYPEALENFKKALSIYETVKHATGDDSKMNEVLKNTAMAQFDLGRYDEALISYMQLIKSGETGREISDRVDIILLELEKKADNIGDVEFISKEYDRILEIRTELLGIMPDLEGKNAGRIKEIQGKKADIMVAMGQLIEALDLYEQLQENEKSGRYIPKIIKLLEKMEMSASNEQIDKKLETLKFLLSKYNVLVEKHPDNIQILFNKASVIDGIAYTLSEKGETEESGYMCNYALEAYSELAALEPENMYPVERIAALNTRLAELAVGAGIANEAEQRFLTSLETYRNLMNADPSNIEYELDHAGVLDGMGAFFLNAGMYGEAKKSYENALRSYASIMDQNPENMTYKSYVTITLENLGYVLELMGRKDDANWMYESAKRI, from the coding sequence ATGTCCAAAAGAGCAAGAGATATGGCATACAGGCACTTCAACAAAGGAGTAAGCCTCATTGAGAAAGGACAGCATGAAAATGCACTGGAGATTTTAAAACAGGCAGCTGAGCAGGCAAAGGAAGCGGATTCACCACAAATTGAGGTTGCAGTGTTGCAGACATATGCAGACCTGTTATTTTCACAGGGAAAAAAAGAGGAAGCTCTGGAGAGATATATAAAAGCTGCAGATATTGTTGAAAATGATCCGGATTTCCTTTTGCCTGAACAGAGAGCAAATATGTTCAGTAATATGGCACTTGCACTTGAAAATACAGGAAGGAGAATTGAAGCAGGTGACCGCTATTCCATTGCAGCACAGAACTACCGGGATCTTGTACAGAAAGACCCATCAAATAATTCTCATATTGCCAACATGGTATCTACTTTGAATAATATGGGTGCCCTTTTTGCTGAAACCGGAAAATATGACAGGGCATTTGATGCTTTTGACGAGGCTCTTAAACTCCAGGAAGGGATGGACAGTGAAACTCAGGATGAAAACAGTATTTTGCAGAAGAAAAAAACCATTCGTGAAAACTTGCTGAACATTCCTCTGGAAAACGCATCCGAAATGGAGAAGGAAAAATACGAAAAACTCCTGCAATTGTACATGGAAGAAGCAGAAAATGAAGGAGAAAAATCCCTGAAAGTTGCTGTCATACTGCAAAACAGCGCCCATGTGCTTGAAAATGAAGGGGAGAAAGATGCCGCATTCTCTAAACTGGAAGAGGCATTGGAAATTGCTTCAAAGTTTATTGATAATGAAGAAAAGGCAGAATCCGGCAGAAAGACTAGTATTGGCATCCTGAGGGACATGAACAGGCTCCTGGAATCAGAAGAAGAAAACCAAAAACTGATGGAAAAGTATGGACTTATACTTGAAGAATCAAGAAAGATACTTGCCTCTGAACCTGAAAACACTTCATATCAGCTAAATGTGGCTTTCTCACTGGATATCATCGGCAATCTGCTGAAAGAATCCGGCAATATAGCAGATGCAATTAGAAATATAGAAGAATCAGTAGATATTGTTGTAAATGTCCTTCAAAATGAAATTGATGATGACAGTACAATCCATGCTGCTGTAGCTATTATTGAAGATATGCTGTCTCTTGCGGAACTTGAAGAAGAGAATGAATCAAAACTTAATCTATACAGACAACTTGGAGATAAAATTGGAAAATCCGGACAGGATAACCTTGAGCTTGGACTCATCAGTGCAGACATATGCAGAGAAACAGGACTTATCCTTGCCGAAGAAAAAAAATATCCTGAAGCCCTTGAGAATTTCAAGAAGGCCTTATCCATATATGAAACCGTAAAGCACGCAACTGGAGATGATTCAAAGATGAATGAGGTTCTGAAAAACACAGCAATGGCACAATTTGATCTTGGGCGCTATGATGAGGCTTTGATAAGCTATATGCAACTTATAAAAAGTGGAGAGACTGGAAGGGAAATTTCAGATCGTGTTGATATTATCCTTTTAGAGCTTGAAAAGAAAGCAGACAACATCGGCGATGTTGAATTTATAAGTAAAGAATATGACCGTATTCTTGAAATCAGGACTGAGCTGCTTGGCATTATGCCTGATCTGGAAGGTAAGAACGCAGGAAGAATTAAAGAGATACAGGGTAAAAAAGCAGATATAATGGTTGCAATGGGACAGTTGATAGAAGCACTTGACCTTTATGAACAACTTCAGGAAAATGAGAAATCAGGCAGGTACATTCCAAAAATCATAAAACTGCTTGAGAAGATGGAAATGTCTGCCTCAAATGAACAGATTGATAAAAAACTTGAAACCCTGAAATTCTTACTCTCAAAATACAATGTTCTTGTGGAAAAACACCCTGATAACATCCAGATATTATTTAACAAGGCATCGGTAATAGATGGAATTGCATATACGCTGTCCGAAAAAGGTGAGACCGAAGAATCCGGTTATATGTGTAACTACGCACTTGAAGCATATTCAGAACTTGCTGCTCTTGAACCGGAAAATATGTATCCTGTTGAAAGGATTGCAGCGCTTAACACAAGACTTGCTGAGCTGGCAGTCGGTGCCGGAATTGCAAATGAGGCTGAGCAGAGATTCCTCACTTCTCTTGAAACCTACAGGAACCTTATGAATGCTGATCCTTCCAATATTGAATATGAACTTGACCATGCAGGTGTGCTTGATGGAATGGGAGCCTTTTTCCTGAATGCAGGAATGTATGGTGAAGCGAAAAAGAGCTATGAAAATGCACTTCGTTCATACGCATCAATCATGGATCAGAATCCTGAAAACATGACATATAAATCATATGTGACAATCACCCTTGAGAACCTTGGATATGTGCTTGAGCTCATGGGAAGAAAAGACGACGCAAACTGGATGTATGAAAGCGCAAAAAGAATATAA
- a CDS encoding tetratricopeptide repeat protein, which translates to MDLKNSVLGIILLLALVFLCPLADSLGQEAVEFNSIAVSMTENGSYNEAIVYYDKALETEPGYIQALDNKGSTLYLMGDYSAASKVFDRILSIYPNSPAALFKKGLVLSSQGQNQEAIEYYDRSLVLIANESTSDYENVFDVGIFSLIDISDASASPEISFDPRLPSVWYQKAVSLEALGRHNESIYYYDQVIDIADSQSSEFSMTASGLYELNKYNDSIEYYNRALEIEPDNSKYWYGKGLAYDGLGDYQAALSAYDEAIYYDSENINAIYNKAVVLENLGQPDLAVLQYNAYLTLDPYAVDIWYKMGTTYEELGDYDSALKAYNQVLVYEPENGEVWTRKGDVLDILGKYQEAIEAYDKALLVGTDNKASGTYGAGAGLFGVPVEVSDCYSETPEFDSDSALLWYNKGLAFYKMANYESAIEAFENAAATEPNHPQLWYYMAVSYENLGMYEEAANSYEKAVKVDNSCPRMYYDLALDYDRLGEFSSAQKAYTRAVQLEPNFTAAYYNKALDLDNLEKYDESVEVYSKVLELQPTSIDTLLRKGNALNEIGEYEEAIASYEQILQIDPTHAVAKFQLDVNRDILESANRTSSSYAVPSTLFGVMSDDVFSSDIFIWYSSNPFEDSYFTSLNDAEILGNIVTYDDVWVSRGSTLERMSMTDQAVESYTTALLLNPSSAEAWVNLASSYDKLGDYSNAITCYEQAVLLNPSDKDAWYSKGLSHYNNGDNQLAVESFSKVLLQDSGNIDALYYEAMAYDNLNMYSESLKSYEAILKNDAQNTDVWYKAGSAAYKLGLYEKSIDSFNHVLMYDPTNVSVLKMQSNAALGLGDDETALGYYDRILEVTPSDSIALFGKASIYDSLGEYDEAIATYDKILELEPTNVKALNSKGFTYYLMGDLDAATTSFEAAAAADPTSASAWYHLGTISYMRSSYKGSIYYYEKALELDPTCITAWYNKGFILNVMGDVSDAVECYDKILAIDPESESALYNKQFALYRIGKSVTADETKAKLDSIDPGFAAALDDRGTKFFLPDTYSDTLDYELPSRWYSDTMDTTENSTAGDGPVLTEYEHD; encoded by the coding sequence ATGGATTTAAAAAACTCTGTCCTCGGCATAATACTCCTGTTGGCTTTGGTTTTTCTTTGTCCCTTAGCTGACAGTCTGGGTCAGGAAGCTGTGGAATTTAACTCAATTGCGGTTTCGATGACTGAAAATGGCTCGTATAATGAAGCTATCGTATATTATGATAAAGCGCTTGAAACAGAACCCGGTTACATCCAGGCTCTTGATAATAAGGGGTCCACCCTTTACCTGATGGGTGATTACAGCGCTGCATCAAAAGTATTTGACCGTATTCTTTCAATTTATCCTAATTCACCTGCAGCCCTTTTCAAAAAAGGTCTGGTTCTTTCGAGTCAGGGTCAAAACCAAGAAGCAATTGAATATTACGACAGGTCACTTGTACTTATCGCCAATGAAAGTACATCAGATTATGAGAATGTTTTTGATGTCGGTATTTTTTCATTAATTGATATTTCAGATGCTTCTGCTTCTCCTGAAATTTCATTTGACCCACGGCTTCCAAGTGTCTGGTATCAAAAAGCAGTTTCTCTTGAAGCCCTTGGAAGACATAATGAATCTATATACTACTATGATCAGGTCATTGATATTGCAGATTCCCAGTCATCAGAATTCTCAATGACTGCATCCGGTTTATATGAACTGAATAAGTACAACGATTCAATTGAATATTATAACAGAGCACTGGAAATAGAACCTGACAATTCAAAATACTGGTATGGAAAAGGACTTGCCTATGATGGACTGGGTGACTACCAGGCAGCTCTCTCTGCTTATGATGAAGCAATCTATTATGATTCCGAAAATATCAATGCAATCTATAACAAAGCCGTTGTCCTTGAGAATCTTGGCCAGCCAGACCTTGCGGTACTGCAATACAATGCTTATCTGACACTGGATCCATATGCAGTTGATATCTGGTACAAGATGGGAACTACCTATGAAGAACTTGGAGACTATGATTCTGCACTTAAAGCCTACAACCAGGTGCTTGTATACGAACCTGAAAACGGGGAGGTGTGGACCAGAAAAGGTGATGTTCTTGACATACTCGGAAAATACCAGGAAGCTATAGAGGCCTATGATAAGGCTCTTCTGGTGGGAACTGATAACAAAGCATCAGGTACATATGGTGCAGGAGCCGGACTCTTTGGAGTGCCTGTCGAAGTATCCGACTGCTATTCAGAAACACCGGAATTTGATTCGGATTCGGCTCTTCTCTGGTACAACAAGGGTCTTGCCTTCTATAAAATGGCTAATTACGAAAGTGCAATAGAGGCATTTGAGAATGCAGCTGCAACAGAACCCAATCATCCTCAATTATGGTACTACATGGCAGTTTCTTATGAGAATCTTGGGATGTATGAGGAAGCTGCAAATTCATACGAAAAAGCGGTGAAGGTGGACAACTCATGTCCGAGAATGTATTACGATCTTGCACTGGATTACGATCGTCTTGGAGAGTTCAGCTCTGCACAAAAGGCTTACACCAGGGCAGTGCAACTGGAACCCAATTTCACGGCAGCATATTATAACAAAGCTCTTGATCTTGATAATCTTGAAAAGTACGATGAATCAGTAGAAGTATATTCAAAGGTTCTTGAACTTCAGCCTACGTCCATTGATACATTGCTCAGGAAAGGCAATGCATTGAATGAGATTGGTGAATATGAAGAAGCAATTGCCAGTTATGAACAAATACTACAGATTGATCCAACTCACGCCGTAGCAAAATTCCAGCTTGATGTTAACAGGGATATTCTTGAAAGTGCAAACAGGACTTCTTCCTCTTATGCTGTTCCTTCAACACTGTTTGGTGTAATGAGTGATGATGTTTTCAGTTCTGACATCTTTATCTGGTATTCATCAAATCCATTCGAAGATTCTTATTTTACAAGTTTAAATGATGCTGAGATTTTGGGTAATATAGTTACGTATGATGATGTGTGGGTCTCCAGGGGTTCAACCCTTGAGAGGATGTCCATGACAGACCAGGCAGTAGAATCATACACAACAGCTTTACTTTTAAATCCATCATCGGCTGAAGCCTGGGTAAACCTGGCATCATCTTATGATAAACTTGGTGATTATTCAAATGCTATTACCTGCTATGAGCAGGCAGTGTTGCTCAATCCATCTGATAAGGATGCATGGTACAGCAAAGGTCTCTCTCACTATAACAATGGTGATAACCAGTTAGCTGTGGAATCATTTTCAAAAGTACTCCTGCAGGATTCCGGAAATATTGATGCTCTTTATTATGAGGCAATGGCTTATGATAATCTGAATATGTATTCTGAATCTCTCAAATCCTACGAGGCTATACTCAAAAATGATGCCCAGAATACAGATGTCTGGTATAAGGCAGGTTCAGCAGCATACAAGCTTGGGCTTTATGAGAAATCTATCGACTCTTTCAACCATGTACTGATGTATGATCCTACTAACGTATCCGTTCTTAAGATGCAGAGTAATGCCGCATTGGGTCTTGGTGATGATGAAACAGCACTTGGATATTATGACAGGATACTTGAAGTAACTCCATCTGATTCAATTGCACTTTTTGGAAAGGCATCCATATATGACAGCCTTGGAGAATACGATGAGGCAATTGCAACCTATGATAAGATACTGGAACTTGAGCCCACCAATGTAAAAGCACTGAACAGTAAAGGTTTCACTTATTATCTTATGGGTGATCTCGATGCTGCTACAACTTCCTTTGAAGCAGCAGCGGCAGCAGATCCGACGAGTGCTTCAGCATGGTATCACCTGGGTACAATTTCCTACATGAGAAGCAGTTACAAGGGTTCAATCTATTACTATGAGAAAGCTCTGGAACTTGACCCCACATGCATTACTGCATGGTATAACAAAGGTTTTATCCTGAACGTAATGGGTGATGTATCCGATGCAGTTGAATGTTATGATAAGATACTGGCAATTGATCCGGAATCAGAATCCGCCCTTTACAATAAGCAGTTTGCTCTCTATCGTATTGGTAAATCCGTAACTGCCGATGAGACAAAGGCAAAACTCGATTCAATCGATCCTGGGTTTGCAGCTGCTCTTGATGACAGGGGTACAAAGTTCTTCCTGCCGGACACATATAGCGACACTCTGGATTATGAATTGCCATCCAGATGGTATTCTGATACAATGGACACCACTGAGAACAGCACCGCAGGAGATGGTCCGGTTCTGACAGAATATGAGCATGATTGA
- a CDS encoding ATP-binding cassette domain-containing protein — MSEIINLTILGGVNKDGADEPIRSVEISRGEIVGIVGPTGSGKSTLIDDIEQLAQGDTPTGRTILVNGEKPDANIRVDPRKKLVAQLSQNMHFLADMTVEEFLQMHARSRGKDESLVSRVIELANTLTGEPIAPHHHLTALSGGQSRSLMTADIAVISDSPVVLIDEVENAGIKKQEALQLLAGEGKIVVVVTHDPVLALMSSRRIVIRNGGMVDIITTSQEEQDVCCKISEVDNWLMSLRETIRRGDIVEQVA; from the coding sequence ATGAGTGAAATAATCAACCTTACCATTTTAGGCGGTGTCAACAAGGATGGAGCTGACGAGCCTATAAGATCAGTGGAAATTTCCCGCGGTGAAATTGTGGGAATTGTAGGTCCGACAGGTTCCGGAAAAAGTACGCTTATTGATGATATCGAGCAGCTTGCCCAGGGTGACACCCCAACAGGCAGGACAATTCTTGTCAACGGTGAAAAACCTGATGCAAACATACGTGTTGACCCACGCAAGAAACTTGTTGCCCAGCTCTCCCAGAATATGCATTTCCTTGCAGACATGACCGTTGAAGAATTTCTGCAAATGCACGCACGCAGCAGGGGTAAGGACGAAAGCCTTGTCTCAAGGGTTATTGAACTTGCTAACACACTTACAGGTGAGCCAATTGCTCCACACCACCACCTCACAGCTCTTAGCGGTGGGCAGTCCAGGTCACTCATGACAGCAGATATTGCGGTAATAAGTGATTCACCTGTGGTTCTTATTGATGAAGTTGAGAATGCAGGTATTAAGAAACAGGAAGCTCTCCAGTTGCTTGCAGGCGAGGGTAAGATCGTTGTTGTTGTTACACACGATCCTGTACTTGCACTTATGTCCTCACGCAGAATTGTCATAAGGAACGGCGGAATGGTTGATATTATCACCACAAGCCAGGAAGAGCAGGATGTCTGCTGCAAGATTAGCGAAGTTGATAACTGGCTCATGTCCCTGAGAGAAACCATCAGGCGCGGCGATATTGTGGAGCAGGTTGCATGA
- a CDS encoding YigZ family protein: MTGFKTLKEPGQAQKEVKNSIFIAYATPVESENEAKIFVTGIKERHNDANHNVSAYLINRDNVLAIKYDDDGEPAGSSGKPVFKILEMKELSNVAVVVTRYFGGIKLGFGGLARAYREAAIEAIENAGIIEVTDKTVVKIESDYSDMDTVSRLAEQYGSIIKTDYTEVVSFTVEVDSETKEDFQEKLINVTRNRVTII, from the coding sequence TTGACAGGTTTTAAAACATTAAAAGAACCCGGACAAGCTCAAAAAGAAGTAAAGAATTCCATATTCATTGCCTATGCCACTCCGGTGGAGAGTGAGAATGAAGCAAAAATATTTGTTACCGGCATCAAAGAGCGTCATAATGATGCGAACCACAATGTTTCAGCTTATCTTATTAACAGGGATAATGTGCTTGCAATAAAGTATGATGATGACGGAGAACCTGCAGGCAGTTCAGGCAAGCCAGTATTCAAAATACTTGAGATGAAGGAACTGAGTAATGTTGCAGTTGTAGTTACCCGATATTTCGGAGGCATAAAACTGGGATTTGGTGGACTTGCCAGAGCTTACAGGGAAGCTGCTATTGAAGCTATTGAAAACGCAGGTATCATTGAAGTTACTGACAAAACAGTTGTAAAAATCGAATCCGATTATTCTGACATGGATACTGTATCCAGACTTGCCGAGCAGTATGGATCCATAATCAAAACAGATTACACAGAAGTTGTTTCTTTTACAGTAGAAGTGGATTCGGAGACAAAAGAGGATTTTCAGGAAAAGCTTATTAATGTAACCCGTAACAGGGTTACTATTATATAG
- a CDS encoding mechanosensitive ion channel family protein, producing the protein MSGRNYIGIIVFAFIILALSYINYFTAIASNYGDTLLKLIQASVIIMLAYLVNSLIENIIGKQVHDTKNRYTLRKVVSVIITLLAAGAIMIVFLKETTTLIVAYGILSAGVVITLQDVFRSFAGGIVILFSRTFQAGDRIQVGDCYGDVLDINYFHTTLMEIREWVDGDQYTGRILTMPNSFVLDSTVKNYTRDFSFIWDEVTIILSPESDWKKSRDIALQTTNSLIEDYVEHSKKELASMERKYMFTSYDVDTKIFLFVESDRIEMHLRYVVDTKQRRYVNDLLTQGLLDAFATEPDIIIGSISSIEITKMP; encoded by the coding sequence GTGAGTGGGAGAAACTACATCGGAATTATCGTATTTGCTTTTATCATCCTGGCACTTTCATACATAAATTACTTCACAGCTATCGCATCTAATTATGGGGACACACTACTGAAACTCATACAGGCATCAGTCATAATAATGCTTGCATACCTGGTGAATTCCCTTATTGAAAATATCATAGGAAAACAGGTTCATGACACTAAGAACAGGTACACACTCCGTAAGGTCGTATCTGTCATAATCACTCTGCTGGCTGCCGGAGCCATAATGATAGTTTTCCTGAAAGAGACTACCACATTAATCGTAGCCTACGGAATATTAAGCGCGGGTGTTGTCATTACATTACAGGATGTTTTCCGCAGTTTTGCCGGAGGTATTGTCATCCTTTTTTCCAGGACATTTCAGGCAGGAGACCGGATACAGGTGGGCGATTGTTATGGAGATGTCCTGGATATAAATTATTTCCATACAACCCTTATGGAAATCAGAGAATGGGTTGATGGGGATCAATATACAGGCAGGATCCTCACAATGCCTAACAGTTTTGTTCTTGACAGCACTGTGAAGAACTACACACGTGATTTTTCCTTTATATGGGACGAGGTCACAATAATATTGAGTCCCGAAAGCGACTGGAAAAAATCAAGAGACATTGCACTGCAAACCACAAACTCACTAATCGAGGATTATGTCGAACACTCTAAGAAAGAACTTGCAAGCATGGAACGAAAATACATGTTTACATCATATGATGTTGATACAAAGATATTCCTGTTCGTCGAGAGTGACAGGATAGAGATGCATCTGAGATATGTCGTGGATACAAAGCAGAGACGATATGTAAATGACCTGCTTACACAAGGTCTGCTTGATGCTTTTGCCACTGAACCGGACATTATTATAGGTAGTATATCCAGCATTGAGATTACTAAAATGCCATAA
- a CDS encoding HAD family hydrolase has protein sequence MLSSLIFDMDGVLVDSMPYHAEAWMQVSREVGANVTSEDIYEIEGANHRLGLQWLFEKAGGNIDPAKYDTILQRKVEIFTSIADVKPFDGMADCLKAMKNKFQLAVVTGSERVTVESFMDKFFPGIFDVIVSGEDVHYGKPYPEPYLKAVDLLGIEKEECLVVENAPMGVESAKRAGLYCVGVPTYVSPNKLSQADIVLKDHSSLTDYLYRHLPDYSQ, from the coding sequence ATGCTCAGTTCCCTTATTTTTGATATGGATGGCGTGCTTGTGGATTCTATGCCCTATCATGCCGAGGCATGGATGCAGGTATCCCGTGAAGTGGGTGCCAATGTAACTTCTGAAGATATATACGAAATTGAAGGTGCCAATCACAGGCTGGGCTTGCAATGGCTTTTTGAGAAAGCAGGTGGAAATATTGATCCGGCTAAGTACGATACTATTTTACAGAGGAAAGTAGAGATCTTTACAAGCATCGCTGATGTCAAACCATTTGATGGAATGGCAGATTGTCTGAAGGCGATGAAAAACAAGTTCCAGCTGGCTGTTGTAACAGGTTCTGAGCGTGTGACAGTTGAGTCTTTCATGGATAAGTTCTTCCCTGGTATTTTTGATGTAATAGTTTCCGGTGAGGATGTCCATTATGGAAAACCATATCCTGAGCCATATCTCAAAGCTGTTGATCTACTTGGAATAGAAAAAGAAGAATGTCTTGTGGTTGAAAATGCCCCAATGGGCGTGGAATCTGCAAAAAGAGCAGGTCTTTATTGTGTGGGCGTACCAACATACGTTTCTCCGAATAAGCTTTCACAGGCGGATATTGTGTTAAAGGACCATTCATCATTAACAGATTATCTGTATCGCCATCTTCCTGACTATTCCCAATAA
- a CDS encoding tetratricopeptide repeat protein: MENKSEPDMKAALQDNLQSLKESFIETPSMEFLLQIVATYHGLEMTERGIGFAEAILMQIEDEKERLIHTSMVFEMVDFNDDALAVLSEAMEKYPDDVQVKNHHGMLLNKSSKFEDALSIYEELLEISPESLESLSGKLIALIGLGRHGDVLKLYKTSISITPSSPQDWHFKGVIDGLLRDYFDREKGKSITEGQAEKLSKSFDSITHIMDGLGPEVSNFYMMGNFAGKEIYHEMLDK, from the coding sequence ATGGAAAATAAAAGCGAACCTGACATGAAAGCTGCATTACAGGATAATCTGCAAAGTCTGAAAGAGAGTTTCATTGAGACTCCGAGCATGGAGTTTCTTCTTCAGATAGTTGCCACCTATCACGGACTTGAGATGACAGAGAGGGGAATTGGCTTTGCAGAAGCAATTCTTATGCAGATAGAGGATGAAAAGGAACGGCTTATTCATACATCAATGGTCTTTGAGATGGTTGATTTCAATGATGATGCGCTCGCCGTTTTAAGTGAAGCCATGGAAAAATATCCTGACGATGTACAGGTAAAGAATCATCATGGTATGCTTTTGAATAAGAGCTCAAAGTTTGAAGACGCACTTTCCATTTATGAAGAATTACTGGAAATCAGTCCAGAATCACTTGAATCACTTTCAGGTAAACTGATAGCTCTTATAGGTCTTGGAAGACATGGTGATGTGCTGAAATTGTATAAAACCTCGATTTCCATAACTCCTTCATCACCTCAGGACTGGCACTTCAAAGGTGTTATTGATGGTCTTCTTCGGGATTATTTTGACCGTGAAAAAGGAAAATCAATTACAGAAGGGCAGGCAGAGAAGTTGTCCAAAAGCTTTGATTCAATAACTCACATTATGGACGGCCTTGGTCCGGAAGTTAGCAATTTCTATATGATGGGCAATTTTGCAGGTAAAGAGATTTATCACGAAATGCTGGATAAATAA